Proteins from one Mycobacterium sp. EPa45 genomic window:
- the hemW gene encoding radical SAM family heme chaperone HemW, with protein MSVRPAPTALPELALTPGTAFGVYVHVPFCATRCGYCDFNTYTAGELGGASPQGWLTALRTELELTAELLGEVAVDTVFVGGGTPSLLGGAGLTQVLGAVRDNFVLADGAEVTTEANPESTSPEFFEQIRAAGFTRVSLGMQSTAPRVLAVLDRTHSPGRAVQAAAEATAAGFDHLNLDLIYGTPGESDDDLMRSLDAALTAGVDHVSAYALVVEEGTALARRVRRGEISAPDDDVLAHRYELIDKRLSAAGLDWYEVSNWSRLGGECRHNIGYWNGGQWWGAGPGAHGFVGDTRWWNVKHPSAYAEQLAEGRLPVADFERLDAHARHIESVLLGIRLGGGLPVSVLTESERARAGRAVAEGLLSGVGDRLVLTDRGRLLADAVVRDLLDD; from the coding sequence ATGTCGGTCCGTCCCGCACCGACCGCCCTACCGGAACTGGCCCTCACGCCCGGCACGGCGTTCGGGGTCTATGTCCATGTGCCGTTCTGCGCCACGCGTTGCGGGTACTGCGACTTCAACACCTACACGGCCGGCGAGCTGGGCGGTGCCTCACCGCAGGGCTGGCTGACGGCACTGCGCACCGAGCTGGAACTGACTGCCGAACTGCTGGGCGAGGTGGCAGTCGATACGGTCTTCGTCGGCGGCGGCACCCCGTCGCTGCTCGGGGGTGCGGGCCTGACCCAGGTGCTGGGCGCTGTGCGGGACAACTTCGTGCTGGCCGACGGGGCGGAAGTGACCACCGAGGCCAACCCGGAGTCGACATCGCCGGAGTTCTTCGAGCAGATCCGGGCCGCCGGCTTCACCCGGGTGTCGCTGGGCATGCAGTCGACTGCGCCACGGGTGCTGGCGGTGCTGGACCGGACCCATTCCCCGGGCCGCGCGGTGCAGGCCGCTGCCGAGGCGACGGCCGCGGGTTTCGACCACCTCAACCTCGACCTCATCTACGGCACGCCGGGGGAGTCCGATGACGACCTCATGCGCTCGCTTGACGCCGCGCTGACCGCCGGCGTCGACCACGTCTCGGCCTACGCACTGGTCGTCGAGGAGGGCACCGCGCTGGCACGCCGGGTGCGCCGGGGCGAGATCAGCGCGCCCGACGACGACGTGCTCGCCCACCGTTACGAACTGATCGACAAGCGGCTGTCGGCGGCCGGCCTGGACTGGTACGAGGTGTCCAACTGGAGCCGGCTCGGCGGGGAGTGCCGGCACAACATCGGCTACTGGAACGGCGGGCAGTGGTGGGGCGCGGGGCCCGGAGCCCACGGGTTCGTCGGCGACACCCGGTGGTGGAATGTCAAGCACCCGAGCGCTTATGCCGAGCAGCTCGCCGAGGGCCGGCTGCCGGTGGCCGATTTCGAGCGCCTCGACGCTCACGCCCGCCACATCGAGAGCGTGCTGTTGGGGATTCGGTTGGGCGGTGGGCTGCCGGTATCGGTGTTGACGGAATCCGAACGGGCGCGCGCCGGCCGGGCGGTGGCGGAGGGTTTGTTGAGCGGTGTCGGGGATCGGCTGGTG
- a CDS encoding nitrite/sulfite reductase: MSQPTTAAPKKRSEGQWALGEREPLNPNEQFKQDDDALNVRARILDTYSKQGFDSIDKTDLRGRMRWMGLYTQREQGYDGTFTGDENAELLEAKYFMMRVRCDGGALSAAALRTIGEISTEFARDTADISDRENVQYHWIRIEDVPQIWERLAAVGLQTTEACGDCPRVVLGGPLNGESVDEVLDPSWAVDEIVRRYIGNPSFSNLPRKYKTAISGLQDVAHEVNDIAFIGVNHPEHGPGLDIWVGGGLSTNPMLAQRLGAWVPLDEVPEVWEAVTSVFRDYGYRRLRSKARLKFLIKDWGVEKFREVLETEYLGRKLIDGPAPEPLKHPIDHVGVQKQKNGLNAVGVAPIAGRVTGTILTKVADLAEAAGSDRIRLTPYQKLVILDVADEKLARLTEELDALGLPSRPSSWRKNLMACTGIEYCKLSFAETRNRAQVLVPELEQRLEDLNAQLDVPVTVNINGCPNSCARIQVADIGFKGQMVDDGDGDSVEGFQVHLGGSLGLDSGFGRKLRQHKVTSEELGDYIERVVRNFVKQRNDGERFAQWAVRAQEEELR; encoded by the coding sequence ATGAGTCAGCCGACAACGGCCGCGCCGAAGAAGCGCAGTGAGGGCCAGTGGGCCCTCGGCGAACGCGAGCCACTCAATCCCAACGAGCAGTTCAAGCAGGATGACGACGCACTCAACGTGCGCGCACGAATCCTCGACACGTACTCCAAGCAGGGCTTCGACAGCATCGACAAGACCGATCTGCGGGGCCGGATGCGCTGGATGGGCCTCTACACCCAGCGTGAGCAGGGCTACGACGGCACCTTCACCGGCGACGAGAACGCCGAGCTGCTGGAAGCCAAGTACTTCATGATGCGGGTGCGCTGCGACGGCGGGGCGCTGTCGGCCGCCGCGCTGCGCACCATCGGTGAGATCTCCACCGAGTTTGCCCGCGACACCGCCGACATCTCCGACCGCGAGAACGTCCAGTACCACTGGATTCGGATCGAGGACGTCCCGCAGATCTGGGAGCGGCTGGCCGCGGTGGGGCTGCAGACCACCGAAGCGTGCGGCGACTGCCCGCGCGTGGTGCTGGGCGGCCCGCTCAACGGCGAATCGGTCGACGAGGTGTTGGATCCATCCTGGGCGGTCGACGAGATCGTGCGCCGCTACATCGGCAACCCGTCGTTTTCCAACCTGCCGCGTAAGTACAAGACCGCGATCTCGGGTCTGCAGGACGTCGCGCACGAGGTCAACGACATCGCGTTCATCGGGGTCAACCATCCCGAGCACGGTCCTGGCCTGGACATCTGGGTCGGCGGCGGGCTGTCCACCAATCCGATGCTCGCCCAGCGCCTGGGCGCGTGGGTGCCGCTGGACGAGGTGCCCGAGGTGTGGGAGGCCGTCACCTCGGTGTTCCGTGACTACGGCTATCGCCGGCTGCGCAGCAAGGCGCGGCTGAAGTTCCTCATCAAAGACTGGGGCGTAGAGAAGTTCAGGGAAGTTCTCGAAACGGAGTACCTGGGTCGCAAGCTGATCGACGGCCCCGCGCCGGAGCCGCTGAAGCACCCGATCGACCACGTCGGCGTCCAGAAGCAGAAAAACGGGCTCAACGCCGTCGGCGTCGCGCCGATCGCGGGCCGCGTGACGGGCACGATCTTGACCAAGGTCGCCGACCTCGCGGAGGCCGCGGGCTCCGACCGGATCCGGCTCACGCCGTATCAGAAGCTGGTCATCCTCGATGTCGCCGATGAAAAATTGGCCAGGCTGACCGAAGAACTGGACGCGCTGGGGCTGCCGTCGCGGCCGTCGTCGTGGCGCAAGAATCTGATGGCCTGCACGGGCATCGAGTACTGCAAGCTGTCGTTCGCCGAGACCCGCAACCGCGCTCAGGTACTGGTACCCGAACTCGAGCAGCGTTTGGAGGATCTCAACGCCCAGCTCGATGTACCCGTGACGGTCAACATCAACGGCTGCCCGAACTCCTGCGCCCGCATTCAGGTCGCCGACATCGGTTTCAAGGGCCAGATGGTCGACGACGGCGACGGTGACTCGGTGGAGGGCTTCCAGGTGCATCTGGGGGGCAGCCTGGGCCTGGACAGCGGTTTCGGACGCAAACTGCGCCAGCACAAGGTCACCAGCGAAGAGCTCGGTGACTACATCGAGCGGGTGGTCCGCAACTTCGTGAAACAAAGGAACGACGGAGAGCGTTTCGCCCAGTGGGCCGTACGGGCACAGGAAGAAGAGTTGCGATGA
- a CDS encoding phosphoadenylyl-sulfate reductase, whose product MSIGVERVTEAELRELAERGAAELEGASALELLAWTDKHFGGEYVVASNMQDAVLVDMAAKVRPGVDVLFLDTGYHFAETIGTRDAVEAVYDIHVVNVTPEQTVAEQDQLLGKDLFASNPTECCRLRKVVPLSKALQGYTAWVTGIRRVEAPTRANAPLISFDEGFKLVKINPLAAWSDEDMDAYIQANGVLVNPLVEEGYPSIGCAPCTAKPVEGADPRSGRWQGLAKTECGLHVS is encoded by the coding sequence ATGAGTATTGGGGTGGAGCGAGTGACCGAGGCTGAGCTGCGGGAGCTTGCAGAACGTGGCGCCGCCGAACTCGAGGGCGCCAGTGCGTTGGAGTTGTTGGCCTGGACCGACAAGCATTTCGGCGGTGAATACGTGGTGGCCTCCAATATGCAGGACGCGGTGCTGGTCGATATGGCCGCCAAGGTGCGCCCCGGCGTGGACGTGCTGTTCCTGGATACCGGCTATCACTTCGCCGAGACGATCGGCACCCGCGACGCGGTCGAGGCGGTGTACGACATCCACGTCGTGAACGTCACACCCGAGCAGACTGTGGCCGAGCAGGACCAGCTGCTGGGTAAGGACCTCTTCGCCAGCAACCCGACCGAGTGCTGCCGGCTACGCAAGGTGGTACCGCTGAGCAAGGCTCTTCAGGGTTACACCGCCTGGGTCACCGGTATCCGCCGCGTCGAGGCGCCCACCCGCGCCAACGCGCCGCTCATCAGCTTCGACGAAGGCTTCAAGCTGGTGAAGATCAACCCGCTCGCTGCATGGAGCGACGAGGACATGGATGCCTACATCCAGGCCAACGGTGTGCTGGTGAATCCCCTTGTCGAAGAAGGGTATCCGTCGATCGGCTGCGCCCCGTGCACAGCGAAGCCGGTCGAGGGCGCCGATCCGCGCAGCGGACGCTGGCAGGGTTTGGCGAAAACAGAATGCGGCCTTCACGTTTCGTGA
- a CDS encoding sirohydrochlorin chelatase, with protein MRLILTAHGSADPRSAVTTYAVAEHVRALRPGLDVRVAFCEKHAPNLGDVLRTLDGPGVVAPLLLASAYHARVDIPAMIADAGVDVLQADTLGEDLRLLAVMRERLAEYHIHQFERGLGVLVVAVGSSHAAANARTAALADTLGRGTRWSGVQVAYATGPQPSVQDGIELLRQRGARRIVVAPWFIAPGRITDRVAAIADAAGLLMVEPLGAHRLVAETVLDRFDQASASRVAA; from the coding sequence GTGAGGCTCATCCTCACCGCGCACGGCAGTGCCGATCCGCGCTCGGCGGTCACCACATACGCGGTGGCCGAGCATGTCCGCGCGCTGCGGCCCGGGCTCGACGTGCGAGTGGCGTTCTGCGAGAAGCACGCCCCCAATCTCGGTGATGTCCTGCGCACACTTGACGGCCCGGGGGTGGTCGCGCCGCTGCTGTTGGCGAGCGCGTATCACGCCCGCGTCGACATCCCGGCGATGATCGCCGATGCGGGTGTCGACGTGCTCCAAGCCGACACCCTGGGCGAAGATCTCCGCCTGTTGGCGGTCATGCGGGAACGCTTGGCGGAGTACCACATTCATCAGTTCGAGCGGGGGCTCGGCGTGCTCGTGGTGGCGGTCGGCTCGTCGCATGCCGCAGCCAACGCACGCACCGCGGCGCTCGCCGACACGTTGGGCCGCGGCACCCGCTGGTCGGGAGTCCAGGTCGCCTATGCGACCGGGCCGCAGCCCTCGGTGCAGGACGGCATCGAGCTGCTGCGTCAGCGTGGCGCGCGTCGGATCGTCGTGGCGCCGTGGTTCATCGCGCCGGGCCGCATCACCGACCGGGTGGCCGCGATCGCCGACGCCGCAGGCCTTCTCATGGTCGAGCCGTTGGGCGCGCATCGGCTGGTCGCCGAGACGGTGCTCGACCGCTTTGATCAGGCGTCAGCCTCCAGGGTCGCGGCCTAA